In Alkalihalobacillus sp. FSL W8-0930, a single window of DNA contains:
- a CDS encoding UbiA-like polyprenyltransferase, whose amino-acid sequence MVIRKLKIILEMIKFEHTVFALPFAFMGTILGSLIINDRFPLWTDWIWIIVAMFGARSAAMSLNRLIDEKIDRHNPRTADRAIPAGLVSKVEVLVFIVASFALLIIAAFQLNPLAVIFLPLAVFLLVFYSYTKRFTWACHIVLGLTIGFAPLGGWIAVTGEITWVAIVLYFAVAFWLAGFDTVYATQDADYDRERGLYSIPSRFGVAKALIIARGFHVVSFFLFLALFFMTGLLGWLYLVGVVIAGGMMIYQHALVSKDDLSRVMFAFFPMNGTLSVVMFLFTLGDIFL is encoded by the coding sequence ATTGTGATACGAAAGTTAAAGATCATTCTTGAAATGATCAAGTTTGAGCATACGGTGTTTGCACTGCCGTTTGCATTTATGGGTACGATTCTAGGGAGTTTAATCATTAATGATCGCTTTCCACTTTGGACGGATTGGATCTGGATTATTGTCGCTATGTTTGGGGCAAGAAGTGCAGCGATGTCTCTTAATCGTTTAATTGACGAAAAGATTGATCGGCATAATCCGCGGACTGCCGATCGTGCCATTCCAGCAGGGTTAGTGTCAAAGGTTGAAGTATTGGTCTTTATTGTAGCATCATTCGCTTTACTTATTATAGCTGCCTTCCAGTTAAATCCGTTAGCAGTTATCTTTTTACCATTAGCGGTTTTTCTATTAGTATTCTATTCTTATACAAAACGATTCACTTGGGCTTGTCATATCGTACTTGGTTTAACGATCGGATTTGCGCCACTTGGTGGTTGGATTGCTGTAACTGGTGAGATTACTTGGGTAGCGATCGTCTTATACTTTGCTGTAGCCTTTTGGCTTGCAGGCTTTGACACCGTGTATGCAACACAAGATGCTGATTATGACCGAGAGCGAGGGTTATACTCAATTCCTAGTCGATTTGGTGTAGCTAAGGCTTTAATCATTGCTAGAGGCTTTCACGTGGTAAGCTTTTTCCTGTTTCTAGCCCTGTTTTTTATGACAGGTTTACTAGGATGGCTTTATTTAGTTGGTGTGGTCATAGCTGGTGGGATGATGATTTATCAGCATGCACTCGTATCCAAGGATGATTTATCAAGAGTGATGTTTGCCTTCTTTCCAATGAACGGAACATTAAGTGTTGTCATGTTTCTCTTTACGCTAGGAGACATCTTCTTATGA
- a CDS encoding flavin prenyltransferase UbiX, translated as MSSQGPYIVGMTGASGAIYGIRLVQELLRTQHDVHLVLTEATWQVFQAEMKLDITDRDQVINELFNKHQENLHVYDLHNYAAPIASGSFRTKGMVVIPCSMGSLSGMAIGASGNLIERAADVMLKERRPLVIVPRETPLHQIQLENMLTLSKAGATILPAMPGFYHNPTTMDELIDFVVGKALDVLGVEHELFKRWGSES; from the coding sequence ATGAGTTCCCAGGGTCCGTACATCGTTGGAATGACAGGTGCAAGCGGAGCTATTTATGGAATCAGACTGGTTCAAGAGCTACTCCGAACGCAACATGATGTTCACCTTGTGTTAACAGAAGCAACCTGGCAAGTGTTTCAAGCAGAGATGAAGTTGGATATAACGGACCGAGATCAAGTGATAAACGAATTATTTAATAAACATCAAGAGAACTTACATGTGTATGATCTTCATAATTATGCCGCTCCGATTGCTAGCGGCTCTTTCCGAACAAAAGGAATGGTTGTTATTCCATGTTCCATGGGGTCTCTTTCTGGAATGGCAATTGGAGCTTCAGGTAATCTCATTGAACGGGCCGCTGACGTAATGCTAAAAGAAAGGCGTCCATTGGTGATTGTTCCTAGAGAAACACCTCTTCACCAAATTCAACTTGAGAATATGCTGACGCTTTCAAAAGCAGGAGCAACGATATTACCAGCCATGCCTGGATTTTATCACAACCCAACGACAATGGATGAACTCATTGATTTTGTGGTAGGTAAAGCGTTAGACGTGTTGGGCGTAGAGCATGAATTGTTTAAAAGGTGGGGAAGTGAATCATGA